The sequence below is a genomic window from Dehalococcoidia bacterium.
CTCCTATCGTCCGCCCTGCCTGAAGAGTGGCGGCCAGCAGCGCCAGGGCCAGTGCCCCTGCCCCCAGGGGTGAAGGCGGTGGCCCTGGAGAACCCGCATTATCACCGTCATCCCGTAAGCCCCACCTTCCACGGGCGGGACATATTTGGGCCAGCGGCAGCCCATATCTCCCGGGGCGTACCTTTGGAGGAGTTGGGGCCACCGGTCCATGAGGTGATGGCCCTTCCTCCCTTCCGGGCCCATCGCCAGCCCGATGGCACCTTGGAGGGCCGCATCCTCCACATCGACCGCTTCGGCAACCTGGTGACCACCGTCCGCCAGGAGGACCTCCCCTGGCCAAAGGTGAAGGTTCAACTGGGTCCGCACCAGGTGCTAGGGCTGGTACGCACCTACGCCCAGGCCCAAGGCCCCTGCGCCCTTATTGGGTCCAGCGGCTTCCTGGAGATCGCTGTGCCTGGCGGTTCGGCGGCGCAGGTGCTGGGGGCCCATCTGGGGCAGACCGTGCGTGTGGAGCCAGCATAGCACCCCAAAGGTGGGCTTGCTAAGATGACTCTGGTCATGGGCCTGGTGTTCATGGGCACGCCCCAGTTCGCCCTCCCCAGCCTGCGGGCACTGGTGGAGGCGGGCTATGAGATTCTGGCCGTCTACACCCGCCCCGACCGCCCCGCGGGACGGGGCCTACGCCCTCAGCCACCGCCGGTGAAGGTCCTGGCCCAGGAGTTGGGCTTGCCGGTGCGCCAGCCTCAGAGCCTGCGCCGCCCGGAGGCGGTGGAGGAGCTGCGCCAGCTGAGACCTGAGGTCATCGTCGTGTGTGCCTATGGCGAGATCCTCCGTCGTGCCGTCCTAGAGATCCCCCCGCGCGGCATCGTCAATGTGCACCCCTCCCTTTTGCCCCGTCACCGTGGGCCTTCCCCCATCCAAGCAGCCATCCTCTGCGGCGACCAGGAGACAGGGGTCACCATCATGCTCATGGACGAAGGGATGGACACCGGCCCCATCCTGGCTCAGGCGACCCTACCCATAGAGCCCTTGGACACCTCGGGCACCCTATCGGAGAAGCTCTCCCATCTGGCTGCCCGCCTGCTGGTGGAGACCCTACCCCGCTGGCTCAAGGGGGAGATATCCCCCACCCCCCAGGACCATTCTCGCGCCACCGTCACTCGCCTGCTGCAGAAGAAAGACGGGCTGCTGGACTGGCGGCTGCCGGCTCACCAGCTGTGGCGGGCGGTTCGCGCCTATAACCCATGGCCAGGGGCCTACAGCTACGCCGCAGGCGAGCTCATCTTCATCTGGCGGGCCTGGCCCCTTGCCATCGATAGCGGACACCCTCCTGGCACAGTAGTACCCCTGGCACGAGAGGAGGCCGCCGCCGTGCCCCAGGAGGCAGGCCAGGCCGCCTTCGGTGTGCAGACAGGACGGGGGATCTTGGCGGTCATAGAGGCGCAGCGGGCAGGCAGAAAAAGCCTCCCCTCCCATGAGTTCCTGCGGGGGATGCCCCAACTCCTGGGGCAACGATTGGGGCCGCCGGCAAGGTGAGGGGGCCTTAGCCCCCCTCCTCCTCTTCCTCTTCCCTGGCCGGGCGGATCACCTCCACCTCAGCGGGGGCCGCCTCCTCCTCCTCAGCTGCCTCTTCCTCCAACACCACCTGGGCCACCACCAGGTGCGCATCGCTCAGGATGGCGACCCCTTCGGGCGTCTTCAGATCGCCCACATGGATGGCCTGCCCCGGCTCCCGCAGGGCTGTGACATCCACCTCGATGAAGGGCGGGATGGCCGTGGGCAGCCCCTCCACTACCACCGTCTCCAACGGCTGCAGTAGGGTGGCCCCAAGCTCCTTGACCGCTGGAGCCTCCCCCACCAGATGTAAAGGCACCTCCAGGCGCACCTTCTCCGTCAGGGAGACTTGATGGAATTCCACATGTAGCAGCTCATCGGTGATGGGGTCGCGTTGGACCTCCTTAAGGAAGCAGGGGCGTGGCTCTTCACCGTCCAGGACCACATATATCATCTCATGACCACCAGCACGCCGAAGGAGGCGCAATAGTTCCTGGGTGGACACCTCGATGGCCACGGAGGCGATGCCCCGGCCGTAGATGTTGGCCGGGGTGATGCCATGCCGCCGCAACCTCTTGACGGCCTTCCCCAGCAGCTGGCGGCGGCGGGCGCGTAACTCCAACCTTGGCCGTTCCTCTGC
It includes:
- a CDS encoding SAM-dependent chlorinase/fluorinase — encoded protein: MSRGAIITLLTDFGLVGPYVGAMKGAILSVNPQALVVDITHEVHPQQVEEGAFILAQAWPYFPQGTVHVAVVDPGVGTGRRALALATPHAVFVGPDNGLLSSALPEEWRPAAPGPVPLPPGVKAVALENPHYHRHPVSPTFHGRDIFGPAAAHISRGVPLEELGPPVHEVMALPPFRAHRQPDGTLEGRILHIDRFGNLVTTVRQEDLPWPKVKVQLGPHQVLGLVRTYAQAQGPCALIGSSGFLEIAVPGGSAAQVLGAHLGQTVRVEPA
- the fmt gene encoding methionyl-tRNA formyltransferase encodes the protein MGLVFMGTPQFALPSLRALVEAGYEILAVYTRPDRPAGRGLRPQPPPVKVLAQELGLPVRQPQSLRRPEAVEELRQLRPEVIVVCAYGEILRRAVLEIPPRGIVNVHPSLLPRHRGPSPIQAAILCGDQETGVTIMLMDEGMDTGPILAQATLPIEPLDTSGTLSEKLSHLAARLLVETLPRWLKGEISPTPQDHSRATVTRLLQKKDGLLDWRLPAHQLWRAVRAYNPWPGAYSYAAGELIFIWRAWPLAIDSGHPPGTVVPLAREEAAAVPQEAGQAAFGVQTGRGILAVIEAQRAGRKSLPSHEFLRGMPQLLGQRLGPPAR
- a CDS encoding 50S ribosomal protein L25, whose product is MAEERPRLELRARRRQLLGKAVKRLRRHGITPANIYGRGIASVAIEVSTQELLRLLRRAGGHEMIYVVLDGEEPRPCFLKEVQRDPITDELLHVEFHQVSLTEKVRLEVPLHLVGEAPAVKELGATLLQPLETVVVEGLPTAIPPFIEVDVTALREPGQAIHVGDLKTPEGVAILSDAHLVVAQVVLEEEAAEEEEAAPAEVEVIRPAREEEEEEGG